CTGCATCCACAGATGCACAGGATCCTAAGGCCGACAAGATCAATTCCATCGGTGATTGGGCCTTTTTATCCTCTGGGTCATACATGTCTATATTTACTACATTTCCCTGGGGATTAACTGCATCATATTCGTGATCCGCTTTCATACGAACAGTTACATTTCTTTTAGCCATAATGCTTTCTCTTGGTTCTTTATAAATTTTTACTTGATTTCAGTTGATTGAGGTCTCACTTACATATTTCTCCGGTATTGTCCGCCCACTTCATAGAGTGCATGGGTGATTTGTCCCAAAGAACAATACTTTACTGCCTCCATTAGTTCCACAAAAATATTGTGGTTTTGGACCGCTGCCTGCTTCAGTTTCTCTAAATGCTCCTCCACTTTTGCAGGATTGGAAGCATGAAGGTTATTGAGAGTCTCGATCTGAGCTTCCTTTTCTTCTTTTTCAGCACGTATGACTTCTCCTGGGCTTACGGTAGGAGATCCCGTGGAGGAAAGGAAGGTGTTCACACCTATAATTGGAAATTCACCAGTGTGTTTCAGCATCTCGTAATGCATGCTTTCTTCCTGGATTTTACCGCGCTGATACATGGTTTCCATAGCTCCTAAAACTCCTCCCCGCTCCGTAATTCTATCAAACTCCACATATACGGCCTCCTCTACCAAGTCTGTCAATTCCTCTATAATGAAAGCCCCTTGTATAGGGTTTTCGTTTTTGGTAAGCCCCAATTCCTTATTGATAATCAACTGTATAGCCATCGCCCGCCTAACGGAGGCCTCTGTAGGCGTGGTAATCGCCTCATCATAAGCATTGGTGTGCAGAGAGTTACAGTTATCGTAAATCGCATACAGAGCCTGCAGGGTAGTGCGGATGTCATTAAAGTCTATTTCCTGGGCATGTAGAGAGCGTCCTGAAGTCTGAATATGATATTTCAGCATCTGCGAGCGTTCATTGGCGCCGTACTTCAGTTTCATCGCCTTTGCCCAGACTCTTCTGGCTACTCGGCCGATCACCGCATACTCAGGATCTATTCCATTGGAGAAAAAGAAGGAAAGGTTTGGCGCAAATTGATTGATATCCATACCCCGGCTGGCGTAGTACTCTACGTAGGTGAATCCATTGGAAAGTGTCAACGCCAACTGCGTGATGGGATTGGCTCCAGCCTCTGCGATATGATAACCTGAAATGGAAACTGAATAGAAGTTCCGAATGGCATTTTCTATAAAATACTGTTGCACATCCCCCATCAATCTAAGTGAGAATTCAGTGGAAAATATACAAGTGTTCTGAGCCTGGTCCTCCTTGAGAATATCGGCTTGTACCGTTCCTCTTACTTTGGCTATAGTCTCTTTTTTGATCTTCTGGTAAACCTCTGCAGGCAGCACCTGATCACCAGTTACGCCTAATAGCATCAAGCCAAGTCGGTCATGATTTTCCGGTAGGGAAGCATTATAGACGGGTCTGCTTAGGCCATTTTGCTGGTAGATGGCTTTGATCTTAGCTTCTACTTCTTCCTCCAGCCCATTTTCATGGATGTATAGCTCACATTGCTGGTCTATCGCCGCATTCATGAAAAAAGCAGTCATGGTAGCAGCGGGACCATTGATAGTCATGGAAACTGAGGTCAAAGGATTGACCAGATTGAAGCCTGAGTAAAGCTTCTTTGCATCATCAAGGCAGCAGACATTGACGCCAGAGTTACCGATTTTCCCATAAATATCCGGTCTGTAATCTGGATCTTCCCCGTACAAGGTCACAGAATCAAATGCAGTGGATAGGCGCTTAGCAGGTGTATCCTTGGACACATAGTGAAAGCGCTTGTTGGTACGCTCTGGGCCGCCCTCTCCTGCAAACATCCTGGTGGGATCCTCTCCTTCTCTTTTGAAAGGAAATACACCTGCAGTGTAAGGGAATTTACCCGGTACATTTTCGCGAAGTCCCCACTTTAGCAAATCACCCCAGGCTTCATATTTAGGTAAGGAAATCTTCGGAATGCGTGTTTCTGACAGAGAGGTAGCATAAGTTTTGACCTTGATTTCCTTATCTCTGACCTTGAATACGTAGAAGTCTTCTTGGTATTTGGCTGACTCAGCAGCCCAGTCTTCCAGCCATTTTTTATTTTTTGGATCAAATTCAAGCTCTACCTGAGCATACACTTCTTCCAGCTCTTTGACCAGCCTATCCTGATCCTCTACTTGAGCAGATTGGATCGCCTCTATAGATTTGGTTATGCTATATAATTTCTGGGCGATTTCCTTTTGCTCTTCCACCCAGAGATCGTAATTCCGGTTGGTTTCAGCTATCTCAGATAGGTACCTGGTTCTGGCTGGAGGAATAATAAAAAGCTTTTCGTTCGTTTCTGAATTGAATTCAAATTCACTTTTAAAAGCTGGGAAATTATCAGAAATCCTGCGGAAAAGCGTGCGATAAAGCGTATTCATACCAGGATCATTGAATTGTGAGGCAATGGTACCAAAGACCGGTATTTCCTCATCGCTGGTATCCCAAAGATGGTGATTTCGCTTGTATTGTTTTTTGACATCTCTCAGCGCATCCAAAGCCCCACGCTTGTCAAACTTATTCAAGGCAATCACATCGGCAAAATCAAGCATATCTATCTTCTCCAACTGAGAAGCTGCCCCATATTCAGGTGTCATCACATAAAGCGACAAATCTGAATGTTCTATGATCTCGGTGTCCGACTGACCTATGCCAGAAGTTTCCAAAATCACCAAATCATATCCTGCAGCTTTCACCGTGTCCACAGCATCTTGTACATACTTTGAAAGTGCCAAA
This genomic window from Algoriphagus sp. TR-M9 contains:
- a CDS encoding methylmalonyl-CoA mutase family protein yields the protein MSSLPQVYKPKNHIRIVTAASLFDGHDAAINIMRRIIQSTGCEVIHLGHNRSVQEIVDCAIQEDVQAIAITSYQGGHVEFFKYMFDLLQEKNAGHIKVFGGGGGTILSEEIEELHQYGISRIYSPDDGRSLGLQGMINELVEKSDFPIGKDLPADADLSTTHKGLVAKAISAFENYPEESKKLIASVREKSKTSSIPVLGITGTGGAGKSSLVDELVRRFLLDFTDKTLAIISVDPSKRKTGGALLGDRIRMNSIHHPRVYMRSLATRQSNLALSKYVQDAVDTVKAAGYDLVILETSGIGQSDTEIIEHSDLSLYVMTPEYGAASQLEKIDMLDFADVIALNKFDKRGALDALRDVKKQYKRNHHLWDTSDEEIPVFGTIASQFNDPGMNTLYRTLFRRISDNFPAFKSEFEFNSETNEKLFIIPPARTRYLSEIAETNRNYDLWVEEQKEIAQKLYSITKSIEAIQSAQVEDQDRLVKELEEVYAQVELEFDPKNKKWLEDWAAESAKYQEDFYVFKVRDKEIKVKTYATSLSETRIPKISLPKYEAWGDLLKWGLRENVPGKFPYTAGVFPFKREGEDPTRMFAGEGGPERTNKRFHYVSKDTPAKRLSTAFDSVTLYGEDPDYRPDIYGKIGNSGVNVCCLDDAKKLYSGFNLVNPLTSVSMTINGPAATMTAFFMNAAIDQQCELYIHENGLEEEVEAKIKAIYQQNGLSRPVYNASLPENHDRLGLMLLGVTGDQVLPAEVYQKIKKETIAKVRGTVQADILKEDQAQNTCIFSTEFSLRLMGDVQQYFIENAIRNFYSVSISGYHIAEAGANPITQLALTLSNGFTYVEYYASRGMDINQFAPNLSFFFSNGIDPEYAVIGRVARRVWAKAMKLKYGANERSQMLKYHIQTSGRSLHAQEIDFNDIRTTLQALYAIYDNCNSLHTNAYDEAITTPTEASVRRAMAIQLIINKELGLTKNENPIQGAFIIEELTDLVEEAVYVEFDRITERGGVLGAMETMYQRGKIQEESMHYEMLKHTGEFPIIGVNTFLSSTGSPTVSPGEVIRAEKEEKEAQIETLNNLHASNPAKVEEHLEKLKQAAVQNHNIFVELMEAVKYCSLGQITHALYEVGGQYRRNM